TGAATTCTGTTTTTCCCGCCCTGCTAAGAGCATTATAAAACTTGAGGACTTTTTTCGCGTCTCCTTTGAAAACAAAAATCTCAAGGCATTTGCCACCTTTCATGTTTGTGTGCACCTGCGTCACAACTACATCCTCAAAGTCATGCTTTGGCTCTGTCACATGCTCTTCATCGCCTTTCCTGTGCATTGCAATAAGAACGCCTTCCACCTGCCCGGCAAGCTTGTCGTTTTTCCTGCCCTCCGCCAATATCGCCCTTGCAGCAATCCTAAATGCGTCAGACCGGTTTTTCACACCGATTGTGCCAAAGTGCCTGTCCACCTGCTCCAATAGCTCTTTTTCAAGGCTCAAGCTAATTATCGCCATTTTTCGCACCTGACTATTCAATGTACCTTGCGATCATCCAGATTGTTGCAGCTCCAAGAACTATAAGCGCAAGCTGAATGCCAGATTTTCTTGCGCTCTTCTCCTTGTGGAGCTGCGGGAGCAGGTCAACTCCGGCTATGTAAACGAACATGCCGGCAGTGAATGCAAGCGCGTAGGACTCAATATGGGCAATCGCACCTGAAAAAAAGTAAAAAAGCAGCCCGCCGGCAACTGCCGCAAGTGCTGAAAGAAGATTGAATGCCAATGCCTTTGATTTTGTGTAGCCGCAGTACAAAAGCAGGGCAAAATCCCCTATCTCCTGCGGTATCTCATGAAGACCGATTGCAATGGTTGTGGTTATCCCAACGGCAGGGTTCACAAGAAACGCGGCTGCAATAGCAACACCATCAAAAAAGTTGTGGAATCCGTCACCTACAAGTGTCAGAAGCCCAAGCGGATGCTTATGCTGGCTTTCCTTTCCAGCATGGTGGTGGTGCCAGTGAATCAGCTTCTCCATGCAAAAAGCAACAACAATTCCCACGAAAGTTATCTCAAGCGCCACTGTGCTTTTTATTTCATCAATAGATTCTGGAAGCAGGTCAAAAAGTGCGGCCCCAAGAAGCGTTCCAGTAGAGAAGCTCACAAGTATGAACAGCAGACTGTCCATGTGCTTTTTTGCAACAAAAAACAGGGCAATGCCAACTAGGGATATGAGGCTGACAAGCATGGTTGCCCCAAGTATGTATTCAAGCGCCATGTAGAGTTTGCATCTCTAAATTAATAAAAAGCTTTGCAATGTTATTAAACTCGTTTCCTCCGCATTATTCCATCTTCCTGCCTTCGCGGTCCGCCCCAGGGGATTAATTATATACCTTGTCAAACAGAATTTTCCCATGGCATCCGAACCAGACCAGCCAATCCAGGAAGTTAAATCTAGCGCTGGCCTGCCAGAGCAAGCGCCAGCAAGGCGAAAGCCGGTTGAGCAGGAACAGGGGTTTCAAGGCAAGCCAGGCGGGCAAAAAAAGTCCATTGCCTCAAGGGGAATCCCGTCAAAGGACTCGCTTTATCTCCCTCCGTTCAATTCTCCCTCAATGCGCCCGTTTGAGGATGGTTCTGGAGCCATCACCCACACATTCTGGGATCTTTCAGAAGTCCTCAATTTTGTTTTCCCAAGGCACTACCAGCTCAAATACAATGAAATAGCTGAAAAGTTCCTTCTGCAGCTTATCAAATCACTGACTTTGGACGGGCCTGCCTTGGGCAATTTCGTAAAGGCAAACGG
This DNA window, taken from Candidatus Parvarchaeota archaeon, encodes the following:
- a CDS encoding CopG family ribbon-helix-helix protein, which translates into the protein MAIISLSLEKELLEQVDRHFGTIGVKNRSDAFRIAARAILAEGRKNDKLAGQVEGVLIAMHRKGDEEHVTEPKHDFEDVVVTQVHTNMKGGKCLEIFVFKGDAKKVLKFYNALSRAGKTEFMKLVVP
- a CDS encoding ZIP family metal transporter codes for the protein MALEYILGATMLVSLISLVGIALFFVAKKHMDSLLFILVSFSTGTLLGAALFDLLPESIDEIKSTVALEITFVGIVVAFCMEKLIHWHHHHAGKESQHKHPLGLLTLVGDGFHNFFDGVAIAAAFLVNPAVGITTTIAIGLHEIPQEIGDFALLLYCGYTKSKALAFNLLSALAAVAGGLLFYFFSGAIAHIESYALAFTAGMFVYIAGVDLLPQLHKEKSARKSGIQLALIVLGAATIWMIARYIE